TTCGTTCACCGAAGCGGAATTTGCCCTCGAGGTCTGCGAGCGGGTGCTCGACGTGTTCCAGCCGACACCCGACAACCCGGTCATCCTCAACCTGCCGGCCACCGTCGAGGTGGCCATGCCCAATGTCTATGCCGACCAGATCGAGTGGTTCTGCCGCAATATCTCCAGGCGGGACTCGGTCGTCATCAGCCTGCATCCGCATAATGATCGCGGCACCGGCGTCGCCGCCACCGAGCTGGGGCTGCTGGCGGGTGCCGACCGGGTCGAGGGCTGCCTGTTCGGTAATGGCGAGCGCACCGGCAATGTCGACCTGGTGACGCTGGCCTTGAACCTCTACACCCAAGGCATCGACCCCAAGCTCGACTTCTCCGGCATGCGCGAGGTGGTCGGCACGGTGGAACATTGCAACGGATTGCCGGTGCATCCGCGCCACCCCTATGCCGGCGAACTGGTGTTCACCGCCTTTTCCGGTTCCCACCAGGATGCCATCAAGAAAGGGTTCGCTGCCCACGAAACCCGCAATGACGGCATCTGGGAGATGCCCTACCTGCCGATCGACCCGGCCGATCTCGGCGAGACCTACGAGGCGGTGATCCGGGTCAACAGCCAATCCGGCAAGGGCGGCATCGCTTGGGTGCTGGAACAGGACCGGGGGCTGAAACTGCCGCGCCGTTTCCAGGTCGATTTCAGCCGCACCGTGCAGGAGATCGCCGACCGGACGGGCAAGGAAATGACCTCCGAGAGCATCTGGCAGGCCTTCGAGGCGGCCTATCATCTCGACGGGAACAAACGTTTCGCGCTGGTCGATTACGAAGCGGCGGGCCTGCGCCGTCCCGGCGACAAGCGTCGTTTCGCCGGCCATATCCGCATCGACGGCGAAGTGCGGGCGATCGCAGGCATCGGCAATGGCCTGATCTCCGGGGTGGTGGCGGCGCTGAACGACGGCTGCGGCATCGACATGGAGGTGGTCGACTATCACGAGCACGCGCTGCGCCGCGGTTCGGATGCCCAGGCCGCGGCCTATGTCGAAGCGCGCCTGGCCGACGGCCGCACGGTGTTCGGCGTCGGCATCGACGGCGATGTCGCGACCGCCTCGGTGAAGGCCGTGCTCGGCGCCGCCAACGCCGCGTGATGCCAAGGAATGGCGGCGGGCACCAAGGCCCGCCGCCTCTCGCGCATGGCCGGAGAAGGTTCAGACCGAGGCCGGTTCGGGCCGTCGCCGCGTCATCAGCCAGAGGATCAGGCCGAGCACCAGGATGACCGGCGGTACCCCGAGCAGGGCAACGGCGGTCCAGCCATAGAGGTTGTAGAAGGCGCCGGCGATGAAGGTCGACAGCGACACGCAGGTGAACATGATGAACTCGTTGGCTGCCTGGACCTTGGCCCGCTCTTCCGGCGCGTGGTTCTCGGTCAGGAGAATGGTCGCGCCGACATACATGAAGTTCCAGCCGATGCCGCTCATGAGAAGCCCGACCCAGAAATGGCCGAGCGTCGTTCCGGAGACGCCGATCGCCGCGCTTGCCAGCAGCAGCACGGCGCCGGTCAGGATCACCGTCGAGGTGCCGATCCGGGCGGTCAGCTTGCCGGTCAGGAACGACGGCGCGAACATGCCGAGCAGATGCCATTGGATGACGGTGGCGGCTTCGCCGATGCTGTAGCCGCAGCCGATCACCGCCAGCGGCGTGGCGGTCATGACGAAGCCCATGACGCTGTAGCCGACCGAGCCGGCGGCGACCGCCACGATGAACGGCGGGGTCTTCATGATGTCCGCCAGTGGCCGGCCGCCTTCCGACCTGACGGCCTTGGCGACCGGCGGGACCTTCAGAAAGGCGGTCAGCACGAAGGTCAGCAAGGCCAGCACGGTGATGGCGGCGAACGACCCGGCAAAGGCCACCGGCGCCAGCAGGTCGCGGCTGAACGCGGCGAGCTGCGGTCCGCCGACGGCGGCCAGCACGCCGCCGGCAAGCACGAGCGAGATCGCCGAGGCACGGTTGTCGGGCTCGGTGACCTCGCCCGCGGCGAAACGGTAATATTGGGCGAAGGCCTTGAACATCCCCATCAGGAAATTGCCGGCGCAGAACAGCCAGAAGCTGCCGCCAATGATGGCGAAGGTGGCCAGCGCGCCGCCGGCGACGCCGATCATCGCGCCGACCATGAAGCCCGGACGCCGCCCGATGCGTGCCATCAGCATGGAGGCGCCGATGGTGGTGACGGCGGAGGCCACGATGGTCAGCGAGAAGGGCAGGGTGGCGAGGTTCTTGTCGATCGCCAGGCTCTGGCCGACCAGGCTGATCAGCGTGAAGCCGATCGACAGGTAGCAAACGTAGAGCGCTTCCGCGAGGCAGAGCAGAATGACATTGCGATTCATGTGGGTCCCCTCTGGTGGGGCCGCCCATGCCTTGTTGTTCATGGCTTTGGGATCGGCGCCGGGTTGGTCTGGACGTCAGGCAATGGCCTTTTCCGTTCGAGGCCGCTCGGACGCCCTGAGCTTGGCGAGCGCCCGCTGGCCCGCGGCCGCGCGCTCGCGGACCATCGGCACGGCCGCGGCGCGGATCTCGGCCAGCAGTTCCGGCGGGGCATTCTGGACGGTGATGTCGAAGGGCGGCTCGGGTTGGTATTCGAGGAAGAGCTGCAGCCGCCTGGCGACATCCTCGCCGCACAGCAGGGCCGCCACCTTGAAACCGAAATCGATGCCGGCGGTGACGCCGCCGCCGGAAATGCGGTTGCGGTCGACCACCACGCGCTGATCGACCGGGATAGCCCCGAAGGCCTTGAGCTGGTCGATCAGTAGCCAATGGCAGGCCGATCTGTAGCCGTCGAGCAGGCCGGCGCCACCGAGCATCAGACAGCCCGCGCAGACCGAGGTGAGGTAGCGGGCGGAACCGCCCTTGTCGCGCAGGAAGGCCTGCAGGTCGTCATCGTCCATGACGGTGACCTGGCCCGGGCCGCCGCCGACGCAGAGCACGTCGAGATCCGGGCAGTCGGCGAAAGTGGTGGTCGGCATCAGCGGCAGGCCGACATCGCTGACCACCGGTTCGATCCGCTTCCAGAGGAGGTGGATGCGCGCATTCGGCAGGCGGGCGAAGACTTCGAACGGCCCGGTGACATCGAGCTGGGTCATTCCGGGAAAGAACAGCAGTCCGATCTGGATCGGCTTGTCCGACATGGGGCGTACCTCGCGGTTGGAATGACGCCACGTTGACGGAGAGCCGGATTTACCGAAATGTCATAGTGGACGCATTTCCTGCCAGTCCTTGCCAGGACCGCCATGGCTTCAGATCCCCGCCGCCTCGTCTTCGTGCTGTTCGAGGGTTGCCTGCTGCTCGATTTCGCCGGCCCGCTGCAGGTGTTCGAGCTGGCCTGCGAAACCGCACCGGCGCATCAGCCGCCCTATCGTTGGCAGATCGCGTCGCTCGCCGGCGGACTGGTGCGGACATCGTCCGGCCTTGAGGTCATGACGACGGCGCTTGGCGATTGCGACCTGGTGGGGGTCGATACATTGGTTGTCGGCGGCGGGCCGGGAGTGCATCAGGCGGCGGCCGATGCCGAACTGGTCGACTGGTTCCGCCGTAACGCGCCGGCGGTCGGGCGCGTCTGCTCGGTCTGCACCGGCGCCTTTGTGCTGGCCGCGGCCGGCCTGCTGCAAGGCCGCCGGGCCGTGACCCATTGGGGCTCCTGCGGGCTGTTGAGCGAGCGTTATCCCGACATCGCCGTGTCGACCGACCCGGTGTTCATTCGCGACGGCGGCATCTGGACCTCGGCGGGGGTCACCGCCGGCATCGATCTGGCGCTCGCCTTGCTGGAAAACGATCTCGGCCATCGCGAGGCCATGCGGGTGGCACGCCGGCTGGTGGTCTTCCTGAAACGTCCCGGCGGCCAGGCCCAGTTCAGCGTGCCGCTGACCCTGCAATCCGAGGCGGAGCAGGGTTTCGAAAACCTGTCGGCCTGGATCCAGGACAACCTCCAGCGGGATCTGCGGGTGGAAGTGCTTGCCGACAAGGCCGGCATGAGCCCACGCACCTTCGCCCGCCTGTTCCGGCAGAAGACCGGCCGGACCCCCGGCAAGGTGGTCGAGGAGTTCCGCGTCGAGGCGGCACGGCGGGCGCTCGAGGAAAGCGCGCTCAGCATGAAGGAGATCGCGGCGCGCGCCGGCTTCCAGGACGAGGAGCATATGCGCCGCGCCTTCCGTCGACGATTGAACGTGCTGCCGCAGGATTATCGGATCCGGTTTCGCCGGGGCGAGGCCGGCACGGGCTCTGGAACCAAGCCTCTCCCTCCGGTGCGCCTTGGCTCGGCCCCTTAGGCCCCCGCCTTCTCGAGGTTCGCCACCACCGTCGCCAGCGCCTTCAGGAAAGCCGTGCGCTCCGCCTCGTCCAATCCCGTCAGGGCGGCGCCGTTCACCGCCACGATCGCTTCGCGCACCGCCCGCATCTTCTCGATGGCATCCGGCGTCAGCGAGATCAGCGTGCTGCGCCCGTCCTGCGGGTCGGGCCTGCGCAGGATCAGCCCGTCGCGCTCCATCCGGGTGAGCGTCGCCGCCATGGTCGGTTGCTCGATGGCGGCTGCCTCGGTCAGTGCCTTCTGGGACAGCGCGGCGCCGTCGCCGAGGGCGAAGAACACCGGCAGATGACCGGAGGAGACGCCGATCTCCTTCAATCGGCGATCAATGGCGCGGGCGAACAGGCGCGCCGCCCAATTGGTCATGTAGCCGGCGGACCGGGTGCGTCGGAAGGTCATTTGTATAGCTTGCTATTGAAATATATTGCATGCTATATAACCGCTTGATTGGAGCCACCGCAAGCAGGTCCCGCCAAGCCGCCAGCGGAGGGCAGGCGGGTCCCGGCGACCATCTCTTCGGGGCAGCGGCATCGATCGCTTCAGGCATGACCTCCACCCCTCGAAACGGGAGCAATCCGTCATGACCATACGCCTGGTCTTCCACATCCTCGCCATTTGCGGCGCCGCGACCTTCGCCGGCGCCATGCTCAATATTGGCCTCTCCTTCGGCGCCTATTGGAAGAGGCTGCCACCGGCCGAGTTCCTCGACTGGTTCGGCGCCAATGGCTGGCTCATCGGGCGGACCATCCCGCTCTTTGTCGTCCCGACCTTCATCGGGCTTGCCGGCGCGCTCTGGCTCGACTGGAACGCGCCGGTCGCAAGGGGGCTCTGGCTCGCATCCCTGGCCGCGATGATCGGCATCGGGGTCATCACCTTCGCCTGGCACATCCCGACCAACAACGCCTTCGCGGCCAAGTCCATCGCGCTGGCCGACATCAGGGCGACACTGGATCTCTGGCTCCAGCTGCATGCCGTCCGCATCCTGCTGGGCCTGGCCTCAGCCGTTCTCGGGGTGGTGGCGATCAGCCGGTGAGATCGATGATCGCCTATGGCCGTCCGCGTCAGCGGCCGCTTCGCCGCGCCAGCGGAATGACCAGGTGAACCATGCCGAGCACCATGGGCGGGACAGCCAGCGCGGTGACCGCCCAGGTCGGCCAGCCGGTGGTGAGCGGGGCGAGTGCGAACAGCAACGCATTGATCAGGGCATAGGCGCCGAACATCAAAATGGCCAGGAAACGGCAGTGGGCAAGCGTTGCGGTGGCGGCGCGAACACGGGGCATGGCAAGCTTTCGAATGTCGAAACGAAACGGGTCGTTCTTATGTGGGTCTTGATATAAACGGACCGTTCCGTTATGGCAAGGTCGCGCATCACGAAAATCGTCTGGGAGTTCCCGATGGCGGCCGCCCGCAAACCCAAGCCCAAATCCAAACCCCTTGCCCGCCGCGCCTCGGTCGGCGCCAGGCGCAATCCCGACAGCGAGGCTGCCGTGCTGGCCGCCGCGCGCGGCTTGCTGGCGGAAAAGGGTTATGCCGGTTTCTCGATCGACGAGGTGGCGCGCCGCGCCGGAGCGGGCAAGCCGACGATCTATCGCTGGTGGCCAACCAAGGCGGATCTGTTCATCGCCGTCTATGCCGAGGACAAGGCGGCGTCGATCGCCGCGCCGGATACCGGTTCATTGGCCCGCGATCTCGCCGAGTTCACACGCGCGCTCTGGGGCTTCTGGCGCGAGACGCCTTCGGGGCGGGCGTTTCGGGCGCTGGTGGCCGAGGCGCAGGCGAGCCAAGCCGCGCTTGATGCGTTGCGCGTCAAGTTCCTGCCCGAACGGATCGATCTGCTCAGGCATATCTTTGCCCGCGCCGCGGCGCGGGGCGAGATCGATGCCGCTGATATCGAGACGCTGCTGGCGCTCTATATCGGCTTCAACTGGTTTCACCTGCTCACCGGTCGCGTCGAGGACGAGGTTGAGGCCATCGAGCGGATGGCGCGCATCATCGTGCGCGGTGGCGGCGCGGGTCCAACGCGCGCGCCGGAGGCCGCTCCGCAGGCAAAGCCGCGAGCGCGCACCCGGCAACTAGCGCTACAGCTGACGCTGCTGCCCGAGGAGTGATCGCTTCGCGGTGCCCGCCGCGGATCACTGCCTCGCGCGCGACGCACGATCCGACGGCCTACCTTGGAATTCATTTAAACTGTTGAGATTGCAGCTTTTTCTCGGAGCCTATAGAGATCGGGCCTCGTGTGAGGATCATGGCCGGGAGGCGAGGTGACCAACGCGCTCGCGCCGCTGCTCGACGGCCAGCTGGCCTTCCTGAAAGAAAAGCTCGCCTTCGCCGATGACCCGCGCGAGGCAGTCCATGGCGCCGATCTCACCGACCGGACGGTCTTGCGTGACATCCTGGCGCGTTACGGCGAGGCCTATCCCGGCCAGGACCCGCGCGCCGTCGCCTCGCTCTGGTCGAAATGGCACTTCGCCGTCGTGCTCGAGCCGGCCTTGGCGACCAACATGCTGCTCGACTGGGCCCTGCCGACCGGTCTCGGCGACATTGGCCTGATCTTCACCGCCGAGGCGCGGGCGCAGGCGCTCAAGGTGTCCCGTGCCGGCCATGCCTTCAAGCCGGCGACGGCGGAGGCGCGTTTCGCCGCGCTGATCGACGGCCATCTCGAACCGGTCATTGCCGCGCTCGCAGGGGAAACCGGCATCACGCCGCGGGTGCTCTGGAGCAATGCCGGCAATTATTTCGAGCATGCGCTGCGCACCGTCGAGCGGGCGACCTCGTCAGCCCAGCCCGGCGTCGTTCACGCCAAGGCTTTGCTGGCGAGCCGGACACGAGCGGATGGCCGGCCGAACCCCTTGTTCGAGCCGGTCTATTACCTCGACCAACAGGCTGAGACCGGCCGGCGCCGGCGGATCTGCTGTATCCGCTACCTCATTCCCGAACAGAAATATTGCGGTGCCTGTCCGATCGTCCGCAAGGATCGGGCGAGCCGCGATGCGGACGAGCGTCAGGCGGCGCGCGCGCGAACATGACTTTGGGACGCCGCGCGCGCCGCTCGATCCCTTATCCCCGCCGGCTCCGTTGCCAGACCAGATAGGGCATGCCGATGAGCGAGGCGACGAGGCCGGGGCCCGGCCATGGTTGCGCCGGTCACAGGCGGTTTCAAGCCCGGCGACCGGCGTGACCGTTGCCTCGGATCGATCTCAGAGTGGCCTTTTGCGCCCCGCGGCGCGCTGCCGGCCGCTTCAGCCGTTCCGCGCTTCGCCGGCATGCATCTCGGTGAAGTCTTTGAGCTCGGCTTGCACATCGGCCGGGAAATCGTCGAATTCCTGCACCTGGCGTATCTCGATGGTCGCGTCGTCAGTGCCCGGACAGCGTGAGGCCCAGGCGACAGCTTCCGCCTTCGACTTCACGTCGATCATCCAATAGCCGCCGAGCACTTCCTTGGCCTCGGAGAAGGGACCGTCGGTCACCTTGGCCTTGCCGCCGGGAAAGGTCACCCGCGCGCCCATCGACGGCGGGTGCAGGCCATCCAGCGTGATCAGCACGCCGGCCGCTTTCAGCTCCTGATTATATTTCATCATGGCGGCCACCGCCTCGGCGTCGGGCAACGTGCCGGGCGCCGCGGTCTCATAGCCCCTGGGGATCATCAGCATCATGAATCGCATGGTCGTGTCTCCTGGTTCGCATGTTGTCGGGAGGCGGGCCTTGGGGCTCGCGCTCCATCCTGACAACGAACGGGATCCCGCGGGATCGACATCGTCCGATGCTTTTTTCGAGGCAGGGCCGTGCGCCGTTTGCGCGCGATCCTGGAGCGACAGCGCGGCAAGGCGGGGTCCTGCCGGATCGGCCAACTGAATTGCGGAAGCGGCCAGCTTCGACGGAAATGCTCATCCTGGACGCCGCTTGATCCACCGATCGAGCCAGTGGTCGAGCGAAATCCGCCCCGGCCCAGACGCCATGATGGCGAGCGCCATCGCGGCCCAGGTCACATGCAGAGGCCAGCCCTGCGGCACGGTCAGTTGCACGACGAGCGTCATGACCAGAAGTCCGAACGCAGCCGGTCGCGTCGCCAGACCGAGAACGAGGAGGATGGGCAAGAGGATTTCCGCGGAACCTGCGGCGAAGGCCACCACGGCGGGAGCCGGGAAGGAATAAGGACCGCCCGGCAAGTGCAACTGGAATTCCGAACTGAAGAGCAGCACGGCGACCTCGTTCAATTGCAGGAAACCGTCCCATTTGTTGACCCCGGATCGCCAGAACGGAACTGCCAGCGCGCAGCGCAGGACAAGCTGGGTCAGCGACGGCGGGGCGAGGGCGCGAAGGATGGCGCCTGCGCGGTAGAAAACCCTGCCGATCGCTTGCCATCCAGCGGCGCCGGCGACATGCGGTCCAGGGGCCATGGCCTTATCCTCCCTGATTTGCCGCGATGAAGGCACCGGCCTCGAGCATCCCGACGATGCTGGCGGAGAGATCGAATTCCGGACTGTCCGCAAGCGCCGCCGCGGCGGCCGCGCCGAGTGGCGCGCCCGCGACGAGGTGCATCAGAAAGACCGTGCCGCCAGGTGGCAGGCGCCTGACAACGACCTCGAGACCGGGCCTCGTCACCAGCGCGTCCTCCGGCTCGGTTGCGCGGATCCGCCCGACCGGGCCGTCGCTCCGGTTTGCGACGAATATGGTGAGTGCCGGGAACCGGGAGCGCAGGATCCGGGTCGCCGGATGGGGCGTCAGAACGGTATCGGCCAGCCGGTCCGACGCTACGGAACCCAGAGCCTGGGGCGTCAGCGGTTCGGCATCGGCGGCGTGATAGGCGTCGAGCCAGGCCCGCTCGATGCGCGCCACGTCCGCCAGCCATGGCATCGGCTGCGCATGTTCATAAGCTTCGATGAAATCGGCAAAGCCGTGGCCATATTCGAACAGAAGCGGCGATGAGGGTGGCGCGGCGCGCACATGAGCCCTCGCCATCGCCCGGAAGAAATCCACGCCGACAATGCGCGCCGTCGCCGGAAACGTTGCCGCCAGCGCGTTGACGAGACTGACGGTGATGTTGTTGCGATAGACGTCGTAACGTTTGCCCGCGGCCTTGCCGGCTGGCCCGGTGAGCGACGAGGGCGGCGGTCGACCGGGATCGAGCAGCGCGGCGGCAAAGGCCCGCGCATAGCCAGGCTTGTCGCCGAAATCGTCCGCGGGGCGTTCACGCGCCAGCATGGGTCCTGTCCCGTATGGCACTGGTCGCGTGGCGGTCGAGGATCGCTTGCGCGGCGGTGGCCTCCGCCTTGAGCACGGGCCAGTCGGGAATGGCGCTGTCCCATTCGACCAGCGTCGGTATCGGTCCGCAGTGGCCGATCACGACGCCAAAAAGCGTCCACACGGCGTCGGCGACCGGGCCGTCATGGCTGTCGATGAGCAGGAGATCGCCTTCGTCGTCCGCCTGTTCGGCATGTCCCGCCAGATGGATTTCGCCGACATGCTCAAGCGGAAAATCAGCCAGATAGGCAAGCGCGGCGTAGCCGTGATTGGTGGCGGAAACGAAGACATTGTTGATGTCGAGCAACAGGCCGCAGCCTGTGCGCCGGACAAGTTCGCGGATGAAATCGGTCTCGTTCATCGTCGACTCGGCAAAAAGGACGTAGGTGGACGGATTCTCCAGCAGGATCGGGCGGCCGATCGCCTCCTGCACTTCATCGATGTGGTCGGCGACCCGGGCGAGCGTGGCCAGTGTGTAGGGCAGCGGCAATAGATCGTTGAAATAGGTCGTATCGTGGGTCGACCAGGCGAGATGCTCGGAAACAAGCGCCGGCTCGTAACGATCGACAAGCGCCTGGAAGCGCCCGAGATGGGTCTTGTCCAGAGGCTCAGGCCCGCCAATCGACATGCACACGCCGTGGAGCGAGACCGGGTAGCTCAGGCGGATGCGCGTGAGCGCGTCGTGTGGCGGGCCGCCGGCGCCCATATAGTTTTCGGCATGAACTTCAAAGAAGCCGGTCTGCTTCACGTCGGCGAGAATGGCCGGCAGATGCTCATGCTTGAGGCTGGTTCCGGCGAGGCCTGCCACGGGATGCGCGGGAAGGCGGAGCATCCCGGATGCGTTCGGCTCGGGTCTTGGCGCCAAATACTTCATCTTGGCCTCCGGTTCGGGTAGCCAGGCTCATGGCTCGGCCGTCCGCTACCGCAAGTCGCGCGTCAGCGCCTGAAGCGAGCCGGTGCGACCTCCCGGTAGCTGCATCGTGGCGCAGGTGCCGCCAGCCACGAACTTCCAGGCATTGCCCTGGTAATCAACGGTAGAAGTGCCCTGGCAGGTCGTCCCGGGACCGGCGGCGCAGTCGTTCTGTCCCTTCAGCACGACGCCGTAGCATTTCTCCATGCCCCTCGACATGGCGTCCCTGACCTGCGCATCCGTCAGCGGTGCCGCGGCTGCGAAGGACGAAAGCGCGGTCGCGACGGCGCTCGCCAGGAAGGTCGAACTCACGATTGATCTGGTGGACATGTTGCCATCTCCGGTGTGTTGCTCAGAGCGCTATTCCCCAAGCGCCATGGCCACTCGCGCGCGGGATCAGCACGCAATGGGCAGTTCGATGCGGATGGGCCATGCGTTACGTGGCTCTGGCGACACGAGTGCGTGATCGACGGATTCGGCGTAAAAAGCGTAGCTGAATCAACCGCGGCTATTGCTCCCGGCGCCTCACGCCCTGGCCGTCCCTCAGCTGCCGGTCCATTCCGGCGTGCGTTTGGCGACGAAGGCGTCGACGCCAATGCGGAAGTCGCGGCTGCCGTAGCATTCGCGAACCAGGTCGTCGCCGTCGACTTCGACCGCCTTCAGGATGCGGCGGATGGCCTCCTTGCTGACCCGCATGGTGACCGGGGCGTGGTTGACCAGGCGCCCGGTGATCTCGGCGACGCGGCCGTCGATGCCTTCCTCGACCACGTCGAGCAGGAAGCCGGCATCACGCGCCTCGGCGGCCGGGATCATCTCGGCCATCAGCAGGATGCGCTTGGTGCGCGCAACCCCGAGCTCGGCGACCAGGCGGGCGTAATTGGCGGCGGACAGGCAATTGCCGAGCGTCCGGGCAATCGGAATGCCGAATTGGGCGTCGGCGGTTGCGATGCGCAGGTCGCAGCAGGCGGCGATCGCCAGGCCGCCGCCGACGCACCAGCCGTCGACCACGGCGAGGGTTGGCACCGGCAAGGTTTCGAGCGCGGTCAGGATCGCCTCGATCCGCGCCTCATAAGCGATGCCGTCCTCGCCTGATGTGAAGGCCTGGAACTGATGGATATCGGTACCGGCGATGAAGGCCTTGCCACCGGCGCCGCGGAAGGTCGCGACCCGCAGCGTGCGGTCGGCGCGGATGGTCGCGCAGATCTCGGCCAGTTGCTCATACATCGCCCAGGTCATGGCGTTGCGCGCCTGTGGCCGGTCGAACAGGACGTGGGCGATGGCGCCCTCGCGGGTGAAACGGACGGTTCCCTGGTCCATGCGGGCTGACTTTCTTTTGGCGTCTGGCGGTTCTGAATCGTCGCCCGAGCCTAGGCGCGGTTGGCGAGATCCCAAAGCACATCGGCGAGAACCTGGGTCCCGGCGGTCAGATGCGCCGGCTCGGCCCATTCCGCCGGATTGTGCGAAATGCCGCCGCGGCAGGGCACGAAAATCATGCCGGCCGGGCAGACATAGTGCAGCTGGCGTGCGTCGTGGCCGGCAGCCGAATAGACATCCATGGCCGGAATATCGAGCGCGCCGGCGGCCTTGCCGATGGCGTCGCGGATGGCGGGCGCGAAGGTGAGCGAGGGGGAGTGCTGGATCTGCTTCAGCGCGACCTGGCAGGGCCCGCGCTCGGCCTCGACAATGCGCCTGATCTCGCCATCGACCCGGTCGACGATCGTATTGTCGGGATGGCGCAGGTCGATCGAGAAGAACACTTCCGCCGGCACCACCGAAGGGGCGTTGGGCGTCACCTGCATGAGCCCGACGGTGAGCAGCGTATCGGCTGGCTCCATGGCCGCCTGATCCATGGCGGCGATCATCCTGACCGCGGCCATCAGCGCGTCGCGGCGGTCGGCGCGCAGCGCCGTGCCGGCATGGGCGGCTTCGCCCGTCACCGTCACCCGGTAGCGCCGGGTGCCCTGGATGCCGGTGACGACACCTAAGGGAATGCCGGCCGCCTCCAGCACCGAGGCCTGTTCGATATGCGGCTCGACATAAGCCGCGATCGGCAAACCGAAGGGCCGGAGCGGCACGCCCTGGTCGCCGGCGAGGATCGCCTTCACCGCGTCGGCGATCGAAACGCCCTGGGCGTCGCGGATCGGCAGAACCTGGTCGAGCGTCTTGGTGCCGGTGAAGACGTCCGATCCGGTCATGCCCGGCGCGAAGCGCGAGCCTTCCTCATTGGTCCAGGCGACGATCTCGATCGGCCGGAGCGGCCGCGCGCCGCGCGCCGCCATGGCCTCCACCGCTTCGAGTGCCGCCAGCACGCCGAACACGCCGTCGAACTTGCCGCCGGTCGGCTGGGAATCGATATGCGAGCCGGCGACAACCGGCGGCAGCGCGGGATCGCGCCCCTCGTAACGCAGGAACAGGTTGGCGATGCCGTCGGTGAACGGTTTCAGCCCGATCCGCCGGCCCCAGGCGATCACCTGGGCGCGCGCCTCGCTCTCGACGCCTGAGAGGGTGGGGCGGTCGACGCCGCCATCGTCGCGGGCGCCGAAACGGGCAAGCGCCATATGGCGATCCCACAGCCGCTGGCCGTCGACCGCATCCGATGTTCTCGATTGGGAGG
This portion of the Phreatobacter stygius genome encodes:
- the leuA gene encoding 2-isopropylmalate synthase; the encoded protein is MLINPESKYRPFMAPVALADRRWPSRHIEAAPRWVSTDLRDGNQSLADPMGVEKKLRFYDMLLKIGFKEIEIGFPSASETEFDFVRSLIDGGKIPDDVTVQVLTQAREDLIARTFESLKGVRQAIVHMYVATAPLFRRVVFGMDKAEIIALSVAGARTMLAESRKQPETRWTFEYSPETFSFTEAEFALEVCERVLDVFQPTPDNPVILNLPATVEVAMPNVYADQIEWFCRNISRRDSVVISLHPHNDRGTGVAATELGLLAGADRVEGCLFGNGERTGNVDLVTLALNLYTQGIDPKLDFSGMREVVGTVEHCNGLPVHPRHPYAGELVFTAFSGSHQDAIKKGFAAHETRNDGIWEMPYLPIDPADLGETYEAVIRVNSQSGKGGIAWVLEQDRGLKLPRRFQVDFSRTVQEIADRTGKEMTSESIWQAFEAAYHLDGNKRFALVDYEAAGLRRPGDKRRFAGHIRIDGEVRAIAGIGNGLISGVVAALNDGCGIDMEVVDYHEHALRRGSDAQAAAYVEARLADGRTVFGVGIDGDVATASVKAVLGAANAA
- a CDS encoding MFS transporter, with amino-acid sequence MNRNVILLCLAEALYVCYLSIGFTLISLVGQSLAIDKNLATLPFSLTIVASAVTTIGASMLMARIGRRPGFMVGAMIGVAGGALATFAIIGGSFWLFCAGNFLMGMFKAFAQYYRFAAGEVTEPDNRASAISLVLAGGVLAAVGGPQLAAFSRDLLAPVAFAGSFAAITVLALLTFVLTAFLKVPPVAKAVRSEGGRPLADIMKTPPFIVAVAAGSVGYSVMGFVMTATPLAVIGCGYSIGEAATVIQWHLLGMFAPSFLTGKLTARIGTSTVILTGAVLLLASAAIGVSGTTLGHFWVGLLMSGIGWNFMYVGATILLTENHAPEERAKVQAANEFIMFTCVSLSTFIAGAFYNLYGWTAVALLGVPPVILVLGLILWLMTRRRPEPASV
- a CDS encoding DJ-1/PfpI family protein translates to MSDKPIQIGLLFFPGMTQLDVTGPFEVFARLPNARIHLLWKRIEPVVSDVGLPLMPTTTFADCPDLDVLCVGGGPGQVTVMDDDDLQAFLRDKGGSARYLTSVCAGCLMLGGAGLLDGYRSACHWLLIDQLKAFGAIPVDQRVVVDRNRISGGGVTAGIDFGFKVAALLCGEDVARRLQLFLEYQPEPPFDITVQNAPPELLAEIRAAAVPMVRERAAAGQRALAKLRASERPRTEKAIA
- a CDS encoding GlxA family transcriptional regulator; the encoded protein is MASDPRRLVFVLFEGCLLLDFAGPLQVFELACETAPAHQPPYRWQIASLAGGLVRTSSGLEVMTTALGDCDLVGVDTLVVGGGPGVHQAAADAELVDWFRRNAPAVGRVCSVCTGAFVLAAAGLLQGRRAVTHWGSCGLLSERYPDIAVSTDPVFIRDGGIWTSAGVTAGIDLALALLENDLGHREAMRVARRLVVFLKRPGGQAQFSVPLTLQSEAEQGFENLSAWIQDNLQRDLRVEVLADKAGMSPRTFARLFRQKTGRTPGKVVEEFRVEAARRALEESALSMKEIAARAGFQDEEHMRRAFRRRLNVLPQDYRIRFRRGEAGTGSGTKPLPPVRLGSAP
- a CDS encoding MarR family winged helix-turn-helix transcriptional regulator: MTFRRTRSAGYMTNWAARLFARAIDRRLKEIGVSSGHLPVFFALGDGAALSQKALTEAAAIEQPTMAATLTRMERDGLILRRPDPQDGRSTLISLTPDAIEKMRAVREAIVAVNGAALTGLDEAERTAFLKALATVVANLEKAGA
- a CDS encoding DUF1772 domain-containing protein, producing the protein MTIRLVFHILAICGAATFAGAMLNIGLSFGAYWKRLPPAEFLDWFGANGWLIGRTIPLFVVPTFIGLAGALWLDWNAPVARGLWLASLAAMIGIGVITFAWHIPTNNAFAAKSIALADIRATLDLWLQLHAVRILLGLASAVLGVVAISR
- a CDS encoding TetR/AcrR family transcriptional regulator, with protein sequence MAAARKPKPKSKPLARRASVGARRNPDSEAAVLAAARGLLAEKGYAGFSIDEVARRAGAGKPTIYRWWPTKADLFIAVYAEDKAASIAAPDTGSLARDLAEFTRALWGFWRETPSGRAFRALVAEAQASQAALDALRVKFLPERIDLLRHIFARAAARGEIDAADIETLLALYIGFNWFHLLTGRVEDEVEAIERMARIIVRGGGAGPTRAPEAAPQAKPRARTRQLALQLTLLPEE
- the fhuF gene encoding siderophore-iron reductase FhuF; protein product: MTNALAPLLDGQLAFLKEKLAFADDPREAVHGADLTDRTVLRDILARYGEAYPGQDPRAVASLWSKWHFAVVLEPALATNMLLDWALPTGLGDIGLIFTAEARAQALKVSRAGHAFKPATAEARFAALIDGHLEPVIAALAGETGITPRVLWSNAGNYFEHALRTVERATSSAQPGVVHAKALLASRTRADGRPNPLFEPVYYLDQQAETGRRRRICCIRYLIPEQKYCGACPIVRKDRASRDADERQAARART
- a CDS encoding YciI family protein, whose translation is MRFMMLMIPRGYETAAPGTLPDAEAVAAMMKYNQELKAAGVLITLDGLHPPSMGARVTFPGGKAKVTDGPFSEAKEVLGGYWMIDVKSKAEAVAWASRCPGTDDATIEIRQVQEFDDFPADVQAELKDFTEMHAGEARNG